In Corynebacterium frankenforstense DSM 45800, the DNA window TCAGACGAGCACGTGCCCAACCCCGTGTCTCATCCTTTCCGCCCGGACCTCTTTTGCGCCCCTGACCGGGCCGTCTGGCTTTCCCGAGGGGTCCCGCAGTCCCCCGGAGCCACCACGACGGGTGCACGTCCGGGCGTGACGTCAGCCCTCTCTCCTCCCCCGCCGTCCCAATTGCCGACGCCGCGCGCGGAACGGCGCAGGCGCGCATCCTCACCGTCGGCGTCCACACCCCGCTTGCCGACGCCGCGCGCGGAACGGCGCGCGCGAATTCTCACCGTCGGCGCCCGCGCCCCAATTGCCGACGCCGCGCGCGGAACGGCGCAGGCGCGCATCCTCACCGTCCGCGCCGCCACCCCGATTGCCGACGACACTGCGCGACGTACACCGCCGGCGCGCATCCGTGCCATCGAAACGTCACGCGACAACGCCCGGGCCTTTACGCCCACCCGCACGGTGCCGGCGACGGTGACCGACGGGACGTCGGCAAGCGAAAGGACCGGGCCCCGGTCTCCGTGTGTCACGGTAACCGGGGCCCGGTCCTCGGGGCCCGGCGACGGGTGCCGGGCCGACAGCTGCGTGGCCGTGCCAGGGCGGGTGCCCGCCCGGGCGTCAGGCCTCTAGTGCTTCTCCTTCGGCACGCCGTACTGGAGGTTCATCATGGCGCCGGTGTAGATCAGCAGCACCGCGCCGAGGGCGATCATCCAGTAGTGCATGTAGATGATGCCGAGACCCAGCACGAGGATCGCGCCGGTCATGGCCAGCGGCCAGATCGAGCTCGGGCTGAAGAAGCCCAGCACGCCGGAGCCGTCCTCCATCTCGGCCTCTTCCCAGTCCTCGGGGAGGACGTCGACGTGACGCTCCGTGAAGTGGAGGTAGACGCCGAGCATGGTGGTCAGACCGAAGGAGAGGGTCAGGGCGACCACGCCGGCCCACTCGAGGCCGCGGACGTAGCCGTCGTCCTGCACGTACATGGTCGCGAAGATGTAGATCACGAGCATCAGCAGCAGGAACGCCGACAGCCCGTACATGATCTTTGCTGAAGCCTTCATTGCTCTTCTCCTCGCCCCTTACGCGTTCTGGTTGTGGTCGACGGCGTTGTCACCCTCGCGGGTGCCGGTGCGGTCCGAGTTGAACGGGTGCGTCGAGGTCGCGTACGGCTCCTGACCGATGTGCTTGAGGGCCTCGGAGTTCGGGGCCTCCGGGTTCTCGGTGCGGAACTTCATGTACTCGGTGAAGTCCTCCGGCGACACGGCGCGCAGCTCGAAGTTCATCATGGCGTGGTAGGTGCCGCACATCTCGGCGCAACGGCCGACGAAGGCGCCCTCCTGCTCGATGCCCTCGATCTGGAAGGCACGCTGCTGCTGGTTCGCGTCCGGGTGCGCGT includes these proteins:
- a CDS encoding cytochrome c oxidase subunit 4, which encodes MKASAKIMYGLSAFLLLMLVIYIFATMYVQDDGYVRGLEWAGVVALTLSFGLTTMLGVYLHFTERHVDVLPEDWEEAEMEDGSGVLGFFSPSSIWPLAMTGAILVLGLGIIYMHYWMIALGAVLLIYTGAMMNLQYGVPKEKH